From Amycolatopsis sp. YIM 10, the proteins below share one genomic window:
- a CDS encoding amidohydrolase family protein, producing MELGTVGLPEIIDAWMQQPNARFMAEPWLDSLLRWTGGARMAPPLQATLSEMDNAGVRAGLLSAWYSPRGPLITNDEVAEVVERHPARFAGIASVDLTDPMGAVREIRRCVRDLGFVGVRVVPWLWNLPPNDRRYYPVYVACVELGVPFCTQIGHTGPLCPSEPGRPIPYLDEVLLDFPELVVVGGHVGFPWLNEVLSLAMKYPNFHIDTSAYALHRLPAELADYARGRGRTRVLFGSNYPMITPRDCLKQFDKLELGPEAKELFLGGNARRIFNLQL from the coding sequence ATGGAGCTGGGCACGGTCGGCCTGCCGGAGATCATCGACGCCTGGATGCAGCAGCCGAACGCCCGGTTCATGGCCGAGCCGTGGCTGGATTCCTTGCTCCGCTGGACCGGCGGTGCCCGGATGGCGCCGCCGTTGCAGGCGACGCTGTCCGAGATGGACAACGCCGGCGTGCGTGCCGGGCTGCTGTCGGCCTGGTACTCGCCTCGCGGGCCGCTGATCACCAACGACGAGGTCGCCGAGGTGGTCGAGCGGCATCCGGCCCGGTTCGCCGGCATCGCCTCGGTGGATCTCACCGACCCCATGGGCGCGGTCCGCGAGATCCGCCGCTGCGTGCGCGACCTCGGCTTCGTCGGCGTGCGTGTGGTGCCGTGGTTGTGGAACCTGCCGCCCAACGACCGCCGCTACTACCCCGTCTACGTCGCCTGCGTGGAGCTGGGTGTGCCGTTCTGCACGCAGATCGGGCACACCGGGCCACTGTGCCCGTCCGAACCCGGCCGCCCGATCCCCTATCTGGACGAGGTGCTGCTGGACTTCCCGGAGCTTGTTGTGGTCGGCGGACACGTCGGCTTCCCGTGGCTGAACGAGGTGCTGTCGCTCGCGATGAAGTACCCGAACTTCCACATCGACACCTCGGCGTACGCCCTGCACCGCCTGCCCGCCGAACTGGCCGACTACGCCAGGGGGCGGGGGCGCACACGTGTGCTGTTCGGCTCCAACTACCCGATGATCACGCCGCGCGACTGCCTCAAGCAGTTCGACAAGCTCGAACTGGGCCCCGAGGCGAAGGAACTCTTCCTCGGCGGCAACGCACGGCGGATCTTCAATCTGCAGCTCTGA